GCCAGTGGGCGATCACACTTTCAACAATTTTGGCAGCGCGATCGGCCGCTAAGACGCCATGATATGTTGAGGGATACCAGGGGGAGTCCGAAATGCCCCGCACAATGAGCCAGGGAATACCCATTTGTGTTGTCACATAAGCAAAGCCCATTCCTTCATTTTCGCCCGCGTCTGATGGGTACAAAGCATTTTGGGCAGCCATCCAGGATAGGGGCTCTGTCCATTGATTGGCACTCCCAATAACGCCTTCTATGACTTTGGCAGGTTGCGATCCCGACTGTTTAGGGTTGCCGGTAATGTCGCTAACGGGGGTGGTTCCCAGTACTGCTTGAGAAGACAATGCCAGCGTGGCCAGAGCTTGAGAACCTGATAACGCTTCGAAATAGACATACTCAGTTGAGAGATGCGAGGACCCATAACCAAAATTTGCCGCATTTTGGGGATTCGGTCCAACAATACCATACCCGCCAACGATCGCATGGGAATCAAGTGAATGGGGCGTAGTGAGCATTTCCAGCCCGGTATAAGGCGTAGCATCACCGTGATTATGATAATGTAATGACGATTTATCGACGACAAATCCACTCACCACAACATCGCCCACGTGTATGGAGGGATTGCGGGCACCAGCGGTACCGGCCAGCAATGCACCTTTTAAATGGAAGGTAAGAGCCATTAAGGTCATGGCAAGTTCCGCGGCATATTCTTTTTCACCGCTCCGTACGTCTACCACTGGTTGACCGGCAATTGTGCCTACATAAAATATATATCCGTCTTTGCGAATCGTGTCTTGGACTTTCATCGCCGCCAATATCGGGGCTTGTTCCATGGCCATCGGACTAATGATACCTATTCGCGGAACTTGCCAAAAATTCGATTCCTTTTGCGGCGTTGGTGTCGCAGCAGAGGATGGGGAAGAGGCTGCAATAGTGGTGATCCCAAAGGATACCGTCACCAAAAGCAATGCCATCCAGGACAATGATTTCATGCCACGTCTCCTTCATTCTAGTAGTGGGGAATTACGAACCTGGAAGATATTTTCATGGTACCGTGTTCCTCTAGGACTTTTAAGAGGCTCAATGAAAATTTGTAGTCTTGCCCAATAATCTCTCCAGTTTTCTTACAATGTGATCAATCCATAATCATTATGTTTTGTCGATCTAACAATAATCTTTGCTTTTCGACAATTATTGACTATAATACGGTGTATTCCTCACAATCACATCACAAATTTTCAAGGCATTACCTATCATTATCCTGATGATTTTGTCGACAGAAAAATACTGAATCGGGATATCTACCGATCATTTATGTACCCTTGTTTCTATATTCATTGCAAATGCTGCGGGAGGTTGTCCATGAAGAAGGTCTCACCTTTTATTCTCGGTACCACAATTCTGGGATTGCTCTCGGCTGGCTGTGGGCAGAGCTCGACGACCGCGCAATCTTCCACACCGACATCGCCAGCGCCTTCGACGGTCGTGGTGGCTTTGCCGGTGCAAACGGCGCCGAATTGGTTTTTTCCAGTCCTCGCCTCAACTGGCTTTACAGATACGAA
The Sulfobacillus thermosulfidooxidans DNA segment above includes these coding regions:
- a CDS encoding 5'-methylthioadenosine/S-adenosylhomocysteine nucleosidase, which gives rise to MKSLSWMALLLVTVSFGITTIAASSPSSAATPTPQKESNFWQVPRIGIISPMAMEQAPILAAMKVQDTIRKDGYIFYVGTIAGQPVVDVRSGEKEYAAELAMTLMALTFHLKGALLAGTAGARNPSIHVGDVVVSGFVVDKSSLHYHNHGDATPYTGLEMLTTPHSLDSHAIVGGYGIVGPNPQNAANFGYGSSHLSTEYVYFEALSGSQALATLALSSQAVLGTTPVSDITGNPKQSGSQPAKVIEGVIGSANQWTEPLSWMAAQNALYPSDAGENEGMGFAYVTTQMGIPWLIVRGISDSPWYPSTYHGVLAADRAAKIVESVIAHWPKSSVLRNTATFSNLSPESNAKKWGYIVGNKAFYQVGPVTQIVYTNSHGQTVTINSPNESEYIMP